The following nucleotide sequence is from Paraburkholderia flava.
GGTCCGCGAAACGCCGGTCGCGATCAACGTGTCGCTGTCGACTGCGATGGGCTGTCCGATGGAAGGCGACGTCCCGCTCGAAACCGTGCTCGGCTGGATGCAGCGCTTCGCCGACCTCGGCGTTCACGGCGTCACGCTGTGCGATACGACCGGCATGGCGTTTCCGTCGCAGGTCACCGAGCTGTGCCGACGCGCCGCCGACGCGTTCCCGTCGCTTGAACTCACGCTGCACTTTCACAACACGCGCGGCATGGCGCTCGCGAACACGCTCGCTGCGCTGGGTGAAGGCATCGACCGGTTCGATGCATCGCTCGGCGGCCTCGGCGGTTGTCCGTATGCGCCTGGCGCGAGCGGCAACGTCACGACCGAAGAGCTGGTCCACATGCTGCAGCTCGATGGCTACGACACGGGCGTCGATCTCGCCGCCGTGCTGAACGCGTCCGCGCTGCTGCCCGGTCTCGTCGGACACGACGTGCCGAGCCAGTTGCTGAAGGCCGGTCGCCGCCTCGATCTTCATCCGATGCCGGCTACCGGCGACGACGGCGTTCCGCAGCAAGGCGTTGCCGCTGCTGCCTCTGCCGCTGTCCAGCAAGGAGCGTGAGATGCCCCTCATCGATCACCTCGACCATCTCGTCCTGACCTGCGTCGCCCCCGAAGCGACGAAGCATTTCTACACCGAAGTCCTGCAGATGCAGCTCGAAACCTTCGGCGCGGGCCGGCTCGCGTTCCGCTTCGGTAACCAGAAGAT
It contains:
- a CDS encoding hydroxymethylglutaryl-CoA lyase; protein product: MPSNGKRLYIQEVATRDGFQNEAQFVDTDAKIALIDQLSVCGYAKIEVTSFTSPKAIPALRDAEAVMHRITRAPDVIYTVLVPNLRGAERALSCNVDEVNLVMSVSESHNRTNLRMTREQSFAQLSDVIKVVRETPVAINVSLSTAMGCPMEGDVPLETVLGWMQRFADLGVHGVTLCDTTGMAFPSQVTELCRRAADAFPSLELTLHFHNTRGMALANTLAALGEGIDRFDASLGGLGGCPYAPGASGNVTTEELVHMLQLDGYDTGVDLAAVLNASALLPGLVGHDVPSQLLKAGRRLDLHPMPATGDDGVPQQGVAAAASAAVQQGA